In Magnetovibrio sp., the following proteins share a genomic window:
- the mutS gene encoding DNA mismatch repair protein MutS produces MSPEPAAEMQQVTPMMAQFLAIKADHPDALLFYRMGDFYELFFDDAEKASRALDITLTKRGKHNGDDIPMCGVPVHSHEQYLSRLIRKGFRVAVCEQTEDPAEAKKRGAKSVVRRDVVRVVTPGTITEDSLLDARANNYLACIAEAQGALGLAWIDVSTGQFFAQASAPEQLGAQLARLKPGELLHPDSLMNRDAYRFVLDDWRDALTPQPAARFDSTNGAKRLETLFGVKTLESFGGFSRAEVAAAGALLDYIELTQKGKLPRLSPPVRIASGGVMEIDAATRRNLELSETLTGTRKGSLLAVIDRTVTGAGARLLAGRLAAPLTDVAAIEGRFCDVQFCVDESRVREDVRALLTRCPDLERALTRITLGRGGPRDLASVQGGLALSADVRDAFAGKPISKGLEQSLENLGAHGELVGELGAALGDDLPLLARDGGFVRPGYRPDLDELRMMRDESRRLIAGLQGNYQSDTGIATLKVKHNNVLGYFIEVPAKQGDKLMGADGPYIHRQTMANAVRFSTVELNELESKIARAADGAVALELEVFEQLAARIRAHGEAIALCACALAELDVATGLAELAVERRLTRPQVDDSVDFEIVQGRHPVVEAALEAGGGDKFVANDCAQDDASGRLWLLTGPNMAGKSTFLRQNALIAVLAQMGSFVPAARARIGVVDRLFSRVGAADDLARGRSTFMVEMVETAAILNQAGERALVILDEIGRGTSTFDGLSIAWAVIEHLHEVNKCRSLFATHYHELTALQAKLAGLSCHAMKVKEWQGDVVFLHEVGPGAADRSYGIHVGQLAGLPPAVIKRAEQILKSLEEGEQSSTVTKLADDLPLFSHAPANPSPAAGPRKSSEVEEAVKAVLPDEMTPREALDFLYRLKAMDTGG; encoded by the coding sequence ATGAGCCCTGAACCCGCCGCCGAGATGCAACAAGTCACCCCCATGATGGCGCAATTTCTGGCCATCAAGGCGGATCATCCCGACGCCTTGCTGTTTTATCGCATGGGCGATTTTTACGAGCTGTTCTTCGACGACGCCGAAAAGGCGTCGCGCGCGCTCGACATCACCCTGACCAAGCGCGGCAAGCACAACGGCGACGACATCCCCATGTGCGGCGTGCCGGTGCACAGCCACGAGCAATATCTGTCGCGCCTGATCCGCAAGGGCTTTCGCGTCGCGGTGTGCGAGCAGACCGAAGACCCGGCCGAAGCCAAGAAGCGCGGCGCGAAATCGGTGGTGCGCCGCGACGTGGTGCGGGTCGTCACCCCCGGCACCATCACCGAAGATTCCCTGCTCGACGCGCGCGCCAACAATTATCTGGCGTGCATCGCCGAAGCCCAGGGCGCGTTGGGGCTGGCGTGGATCGACGTTTCGACCGGGCAGTTTTTCGCCCAAGCCTCGGCGCCCGAACAATTGGGCGCGCAGCTCGCCCGTCTCAAACCCGGCGAATTGCTGCACCCCGACAGCTTGATGAACCGCGACGCCTATCGTTTCGTGTTGGACGATTGGCGCGATGCGTTGACCCCGCAACCGGCCGCGCGGTTCGACAGCACCAACGGCGCGAAACGCCTCGAAACATTGTTCGGGGTCAAGACCTTGGAATCGTTTGGCGGGTTCAGCCGCGCCGAAGTGGCGGCGGCGGGCGCGTTGCTCGATTACATCGAATTGACGCAAAAGGGCAAACTGCCACGGCTGTCGCCGCCGGTGCGCATCGCGTCGGGCGGGGTGATGGAAATCGACGCCGCCACCCGGCGAAATTTGGAACTGTCCGAAACCCTCACCGGTACGCGCAAGGGCTCGCTGCTGGCGGTGATCGATCGCACCGTCACGGGCGCCGGCGCACGCCTGCTGGCCGGACGATTGGCCGCGCCGTTGACCGATGTCGCGGCGATCGAAGGGCGCTTTTGCGATGTGCAGTTTTGCGTCGATGAAAGCCGCGTGCGCGAAGACGTGCGCGCTTTACTGACGCGGTGTCCCGATTTGGAACGCGCCCTGACGCGCATCACGTTGGGCCGCGGGGGCCCACGCGATTTGGCTTCGGTGCAGGGCGGTTTGGCGCTTTCCGCCGACGTGCGCGACGCGTTTGCGGGCAAGCCGATTTCCAAGGGTTTGGAGCAGAGCTTAGAGAATCTCGGCGCGCATGGCGAACTGGTGGGCGAACTGGGCGCGGCGTTGGGCGACGATCTGCCGTTGCTGGCGCGCGACGGCGGTTTTGTGCGCCCTGGCTATCGCCCCGACCTGGACGAGCTGCGCATGATGCGCGACGAAAGCCGCCGCCTGATCGCCGGTCTGCAAGGCAACTATCAGTCCGATACCGGCATCGCCACCTTGAAGGTCAAGCACAACAACGTGCTGGGTTATTTCATCGAGGTTCCGGCCAAACAAGGCGACAAGCTGATGGGTGCGGACGGGCCGTACATCCATCGCCAGACCATGGCCAACGCGGTGCGCTTTTCCACCGTCGAGCTGAACGAACTGGAAAGCAAGATCGCGCGCGCCGCCGACGGCGCGGTGGCGTTGGAGCTGGAAGTCTTCGAGCAACTTGCGGCGCGGATCCGTGCGCATGGGGAAGCCATCGCGCTGTGCGCGTGCGCGCTGGCGGAACTGGACGTGGCGACCGGCTTGGCGGAATTGGCGGTGGAACGCCGCCTGACCCGCCCGCAGGTGGACGACAGTGTCGATTTCGAGATTGTTCAAGGCCGCCACCCGGTGGTCGAAGCCGCCTTGGAAGCGGGCGGTGGGGACAAGTTCGTCGCCAACGATTGCGCCCAAGACGATGCCTCGGGCCGCCTGTGGCTGCTGACCGGTCCCAACATGGCCGGTAAATCGACGTTCTTGCGGCAAAACGCGCTGATCGCGGTGTTGGCGCAGATGGGGTCGTTCGTACCGGCAGCGCGCGCGCGCATCGGTGTGGTGGACCGGCTGTTTTCACGCGTCGGCGCGGCCGACGATTTGGCGCGCGGGCGTTCGACGTTCATGGTCGAAATGGTCGAAACGGCGGCGATCCTCAACCAAGCGGGCGAACGCGCATTGGTGATCTTGGACGAAATCGGGCGCGGCACCTCGACCTTCGACGGCTTGTCGATCGCCTGGGCGGTGATCGAACACCTGCACGAGGTCAACAAGTGCAGGTCCTTGTTCGCCACCCACTACCATGAGCTCACCGCGCTGCAGGCCAAGCTTGCGGGGCTCAGCTGTCACGCCATGAAGGTCAAGGAATGGCAAGGCGACGTGGTGTTTTTGCACGAGGTCGGACCCGGCGCGGCGGATCGCTCTTACGGTATTCACGTCGGCCAACTGGCAGGCCTGCCGCCTGCCGTGATCAAGCGCGCCGAACAGATCTTGAAGTCCCTGGAAGAAGGCGAGCAATCGTCCACGGTGACCAAGCTTGCCGATGACTTGCCGTTGTTTTCCCATGCGCCC